The following is a genomic window from Pyxidicoccus trucidator.
GACCGCAGGACGTAGCGGTGGAGCTCAACCTCGGCTCCCGGTGGGTCGGTCCACAGGGACAGCGCGCCATCGCCTTTCAAGTAGGGCGCGCTGCGGCCCGACACATCGTGCAGGCGCAGGAGCTCCTCGAAGCGGGTCGCGGCCCGCGTGTCCCGGGTCTCCTCGGCGGCCATGTGCTCGGCACGATAGTGGTCGGCCAGGCGCTCGTGCGCGGCCGCCAGGTGTGGGGCGTGGTTGAGCGCCGAGCTCAGGGTCTGCACGTATTGGAGCACCAGCAGGTCGTGCCGTCGGACAAGCTCCTCGGCGGCATCTTCCTTTTCCCAGGAGGGCAGCTTGCTCTCCACCGGCCCATGTCCGGCGACGTTCTGCCTCAGGCCTCGGGCTTCTTCGCGAAGCGAGGCCACGCGGGCGCGCAGGGAAGCGAGCTCGGGCTCCATCGCCTCCGAACGTGCGACGAGCCTCAGTGCTTCCGCCCTGCGTTGTTCTCCGGCGAGCCACGCCTCCACGGAGCGCGCCAGCTCATTCGCGTCCACTGGGCGTTCCGCGGGCTGGCGTCTCATCGCCTGCATGCACAGCGCCACCAGCTCCGCAGGCGCCGATTCACCCTCCATCGTCATGGGAAGGCTCGCCTCCTCCAATTCCAGTGAGCGATTGGGTGACAGCTCATTGAGGCACTCCGCCGTCTCCTCCTCGAAGACTTCAGCCTGACGGCGAACAGGTGGCGCAGGGGCGCCCAGCAGGACCTTGCGCACCACCGCGAGCGCGTCGTGCCCTTCATAGGGTGGGCGGCCAGAGAGGATCTGGTAGAGGATGGCTCCCAGCGAATAGACATCGGACGAAGGACCGAGAGGCTCGCCTCGGGCCTGCTCAGGGGACATGTAGGCGGGGGTTCCCATGATCTGGCCGACCTGGGTTTCCAGCGCGGTTTCCTGGGAGCGGATGGTACCCAGGGGCGTGCCGCCACCGCCGGAGGCCGACGACTCCCGGACCTTGGCCAGTCCCCAATCAAGGACCAACACTTCGCCAAAGGCACCGACCATCACGTTCGACGGCTTGAGGTCGCGGTGCAGCACACCGCGTGTGTGGGCGTAGGCGACCGTTTCACAAACGCGATGGAACGATTCGATCAGCCTGCGGAACGTCCATCCCGAAGCTGATGCCTCCGAGCGGCCTTGGGAGATTGCCTCATGGACCTCGGTGATCACGGAGCTCAGCGTGCGTCCGGAGATCTCCTTGAGAGTGAAGTACCAGCGACCATCTTGAAGGCGGCCCAGGTCGTGGACAGGCACAATGCCCGGATGCTGGAGCTGCGCGGTGGCCTGGGCCTCCTCGATGAAGCGCGCCATGCTCTCGGCATGGATGGTGACGTCGGGGCGCAGCAACTTCATGGCCACGGTGCGGCCGAGAAACGCATCGTGGACGCGCCGGACTTCGCCCATTCCTCCCTGGCCGAGCAGCCCCAGTTCCTTGTAGCGGGAAGGAAGCAGTGTTGCACCTTGGGGCGAGGGCTCGTTCCGGCTCCATCCGGCGGGTTCCCAGGCGAGCCCCTGGTCAGGAGTGGGTACCTGGCTCACCGTCCTCATGGCCTGTGGTGGATCGGCTGATAGGGGAGTCTCATCGGGAAGCGGCTCCACTTGAGGCTGTCGTGCGGCATCACCATCGACAGCGTGGCTCTCCTTGCTCATGGCATCCCCTCCTCATGCGAATCCTGCCACCCGGCTCGCACAGGATATCCTCATGTGAGAGCCGCGTTCATCGAAGGGCGGTCGTGTTAGCGTCGCGCGTGGAGCCGTTGGCGCTCCCCCATGAATCAGTCCCAGACGTTATCCACAGGCTCGTTACGAGCCCCGGCCGGCGAGCTCTCGGCTCACGGGCCTCGGCCGGCGCTTGTCGTGCTCTGGTCCTCCGAAGAACCTGAGCGCGTTGGAGAGGTTCTCTTCATCCCTCCGGGGAGTCCGGACCGCTCGTGGCTCTTCGGTCGGGGGCATGGGGTACCTGAAGACCCGGGGGAGCGGCTGGAGCCCATGCGCCAGCGGCCTGGCGAGTCGGTCTTCGCCGGTCCGGTGCGCTCCAGCCGCATCTCGCGCCAACAGCTCCTCATCCAGGAGCCGGCTCCGGGCACTCTTTGCATTCGGAACATCGGCAAGCGCAGGCTGCTGCACCAGGGGCGTCTGGTCAACGAGGTGGAGGTCTCGCAGGGAGACGTCATCGAGATCGAGCAGCAGCTCGTGCTGCTGTGCACCCAGCGTCCGGCGGTCCTTCCCGTGCAGCCCGACGCTCCCGGAGGGTGTGCTCCCGAGTTTGGAGACGCGGATGCGCATGGGATCATCGGTGAGAGCTGTGCGGTCTGGACGTTACGCCGCCAGCTTGCCGCAGCTGCGGCGCAGGACACCCACATCCTGGTGCAAGGCCCGAGCGGCGCGGGCAAGGAACTGGTCGCCCGCGCCATCCATTCGCTCTCTCCCCGGCGCCAGCGACCGCTCGTGGCGCGCAGCGCGGCGACCATTCCCGAAACGCTGATCGACGCGGAGTTCTTCGGGAGCGCGCGCCACTACCCCAATACCGGAGCGCCGGAGCGCCCCGGACTCATCGGTGAGGCGGATGGGTCATACCTCTTCCTCGATGAAATCGGTGAGCTTCCCGTGGCACTCCAGACGCGGCTTCTCCGGGTGCTGGACCAGGGGGAGTACCAGCGGCTGGGCGAGTCCAGGCAGCGCCTGGCGAACTTCCGTCTGCTCGCGGCAACCAACCGCCCGCTCGAGGTGCTTCGGCACGACGTTCTGGCGCGCTTCGCGGTGCGTCTTGGACTGCCGGGCCTGGATGCGCGCCCAGAGGACATCCCTCTCATCGCTCGCGGACTGTTGCGGCGCATGGCCGCGGGCATGCCCTCCCTCGCGCAGCGCTTCTTCTCCAACGCTCGGATGGATGGTCATCCCCGCCTCTCTCCCTCGCTCGTGACCGCACTGGTGCGGCATCCCTTCGAGACGCACATCCGGGAGCTGGAATACCTGCTGCGCAGGTGCATCGAGGTGAGTGCGGGGAGTGTCATCACTCCCTGTCCGGAGCTGGGCGCGTCCACGCCGCGTTCCGAGCCGGAGCAGGCAGTGGAGGTGCGGCACCACACCCCAGGGCCGCACATCGCACGCCCTCCGGTGAGTACTCCGCGAGAACCGGCCAGCCGTGAGCACCTGGAGCGGCAGATCTTCACCGACGAGGAGCGCCACCTCCTGGGGCTCCAGCGTCAGCACCGCTTCAACATGAGCGCCTGCGGCCGCGACCCCGAGTATCCCGGGGTGCGACAGACCGCCGAGCGCCATATCCGCATCCTGCTCGCCAAGGCGCTGTTCGCCCTGGACTGGCAGGTGGCTCCGGCCGTGGCGCTCGTCGGAGGCGCGCAGGGCGCGGCGGCCTTCGCCACCCTGAACGACGAGTCGTGTGCACGGGTGCAGCAGAAGCTGGAACGTTTCCTGGAAAGCCTGAACGAGAAACTGCCCGTACAGAAGGGCGCGGAGGCAAGCCTCCAGGACACCCTGCGCGATGCCTACGGCGTGGACTCCATTCATGTCCTCCGGGTCGCCACGGCGCTCGAGGAGGGGCGGCTGGCCTCCCGCCCGCGTCCGGGTCCCGATTCCCCGACGGACCCTTGACCCGGCTGCTGGGGAGCCGCCGCGCATCTCGCGTTGTCCGCCCCGGTGTACGCCTGTACAGTGCCCGACCCATGAAGCCTGAGAAGGAAACCGACGCCTTCGGCGGGTCCCGGCGCACTCCGTGGAATGCGCCTCGCGGGCTGGACGCCGTCCTCCAGGGGTGGCGCTCGGACCGTCAGCTCTGGCCCAACTTCGCGCTCGACGAGGCCACACCCGCCCGGGTCGGCTCCTTCGCGCCCATTCCCGAGGACGTCGCCCCGCAGGTGCGCGAGGCCCTCCAGAAGCGCGGCATCGACCAGCTCTTCTCCCACCAGGCCGAGGCGTATCGCCTGGCTCGCGCGGGGCAGAGCCTGGTCATCGCCACGCCCACCGCCTCGGGCAAGAGCCTCTGCTACAACCTGCCGCTGCTGGACCGCTTCGCCCGCGAGCCGCAGGCCCGCGCCCTGTACCTGTTCCCCACCAAGGCCCTCTCCAGAGATCAGGAGGAGGCCCTCCGAGCGCTGATGCGCGAGGCGGGCCTGAACCACGGCGCGATTACCTTCGACGGGGACACTCCGGCGGATGCGCGCCGCGCGGCCCGGGAGCGCAGCGGCGTGCTGCTCACCAACCCGGACATGCTGCACACCGGCATCCTCCCGCACCACGCGAGCTGGGCGCGCCTGTTCTCCAACCTCCGCTACGTCGTCATCGACGAGCTGCACACGTACCGGGGCGTCTTCGGCTCGCACCTCGCCAACGTGCTGCGCCGCCTCCAGCGCGTGGCGCGCTTCCATGGCGCGGATCCGGTGTTCGTCGCCGCGTCGGCCACCATCGGCAACCCGCAGGCGCATGCGCGGCGGATGCTCGGGCGCGAGGTGGCGCTGGTGTCGGAGAGCGGTGCTCCCTCCGGCGAGCGTCGCGTCATGGTGTTCAACCCGCCCGTGGTGAACGCGGAGCTGGGCATCCGCGCCAGCTACCTCAAGACGGCCGTGCGCCTGACGGCTGACCTGGTGCGCGCGGGAGTGTCCACGCTGCTGTTCGGCCAGTCGCGCAACAACATCGAGGTGATGCTCAAGTACCTGCGAGATCGCTTCATCGAGGAGAAGCTGGACCCGTCCCTCATCCAGGGCTACCGCGGCGGCTACCTGCCGGGCACGCGTCGCGCCACCGAGGCGGCGCTGCGCGCGGGCGATGTGCGCTGCGTGGTGGCCACCAACGCGCTGGAGCTGGGCATCGACATCGGCTCGCTGGATGCGGTGGTGTGCGCGGGCTACCCGGGCTCGGTGGCCGCGCTGATGCAGCGCTTCGGCCGGGCAGGGCGGCGCGGCGCGGGGAGCCTGGCGCTCCTGGTGACGTCGAGCGCGCCGTTGGACCAGTACATGGCCTCGGACCCGCGCTTCCTCATCGGCGCGCCCGTGGAGCACGCGCGCATCGACCCGGACAACGTGGAGATCCTCGTCCAGCACCTCAAGTGCGCGTCCTTCGAGCTGCCGTTCGAGGAAGGCGAGCCCTTCGGGGACGTGCCGCCCGAGTCCACGGCGGAGGCGCTCGGCTTCCTCGCGCAGCACGAGGTGGTGCACCCCACCGTGGGCGAGGCGGGCCGCCGGGTGTTCCACTGGTCCACGGATGCGTACCCGGCCAACCACGTGTCCCTGCGCAGCGTGGGATGGGACAACGTGGTCATCATCGAGCGCGGCACGGACCGGACGCTGGCGGAGATGGACTTCCGCTCGGCGCACACGATGCTGCACGAGCAGGCCATCTACCAGCACGAGGGCGAGCAGTTCCAGGTCGAGAAGTTCGACTACGAGAACCACAAGGCCTTCGTACGCAAGGTGGCGCCGGACTACTTCACCGACGCGATGACCTACGTGCGCGTCCACGTCATCCAGGAGGATCAGGGCGCGCCCATGGGGCCGGACCTCCAGGCGGGCATGGGCGAGGTGAGCGTCATCGAGAAGGTGGTGGGCTACAAGAAGATCAAGTTCCACACGCACGAGAACGTGGGCTACGGCGACGTGGCCCTGCCGGAGATGCAGATGCACACCACGGCGCTCTGGCTGACGGTGCCGGAGTCGGTGGTGCGCTCGATGCGCGCGCCCCGGCCCGCCGTCATCGACGCGCTTCGCGGCGTGGCCAACGCCCTGCGCACCGTAGCGTGTGTGGGGTTGATGATCGACCCGAGGGACGTGGGCAAGACGCTCGGCAACCGGGACGACGCCGAGGGGCCTCCGCGCAAGGATGGTGGCGTGGGCTTCGACCCGACCATCTTCCTCTATGACAACGTGCCCGGCGGCGTGGGGCTGGCCGCGCGCCTGTATGACCAGCGGGACGAATTGCTGCTGAGGGCCCGGCGGCTGCTGGAGTCCTGCGCGTGCGAAGAGGGGTGTCCGGCCTGCATCGGTCCGGCCACCGGGACGACGCCTGGCAACGCGCCGGTAGAGCCCTTCCCGCGCAAGCGGTTGGGGCTGGAGCTCCTCTCGGCGCTCGGCGTCGCGGGCATGCAGTAGGCGGAGGGCGAGCCCGTGGACCTCAAGCGCAAGCTGGCACGGCTGAACGGTGTGGGCCCGGGGGGCAGGACTCCGGCGAAGCCCTCCGTGACGGAGGAGCAGGGCGGCGGTCCGTCGGCGCCGTCCGCTGGCTGGACGGAGTCGCGCCAGGAGGTGACTCCCGCTTCCGCCATTGCTCCAGGTGCCAGCCCGTCCACGGGAGAGCCGCACGCGGATACGAGCAATGCCTCCATCGCTGCCCGGGGTGAGTCGCGCCAGGACGTGGGCTCCGCCCCTGCCGCCGTGCCGCGCTGGAACGCGGGCTCGGTCCCTGTCACCGCTCCCGAAGTTGTTCCGAGTGAAGCGAGCGGAGCGCCCGCCGAGCCCTCGCGTCCCCAGGACCCGCGCGTCGCCGCCCTGCGCCGGATGCTCGCGGACTGGTCGCAGCGGCAGGAGACCTCCTCCGCGCGCCGGGCCGCGGTGCCCGCACCGCCGCCTCCCGGCCCGCTGCCCGTGGAGGCCCGCACGACGCCGCACGGCACCGTCCATGTCTCCGAGCGCGTGCTTTCCCCGGAACACCGCCACGGCAGCGCGCCGCTGGCGGGAGCGCTGGACGTCGAGGGCGAGCTCGTCGCCAGCCTCGCGCTGCAAGCGGAGCTGGCCGGCGTGGACTTCCAGCGGATGCTCTTCCTGGACACGGAGACGACGGGCCTCGCCGGTGGAACGGGCACGGTGCCGTTCCTCGTGGGACTGGCCTGGTTCGAGGGGCGCTCGCTGCGCGTGCACCAGCTCTTCCTGCGCCGGCTGGGCGAGGAGTCCCCCATGCTGCGCGTGCTCTCCGAGCGCATGGCGCGGTCCTCGTGCCTCGTCACGTTCAACGGCAAGAGCTTCGACTGGCCCCTGCTGCGCACGCGCTTCGTCCTCAACCGCGTCCCCGCGCCCGCCGAGCTTCCCCACCTGGACCTGCTGCACTGCGCACGCCGCGTCTTCAAGCACCGGAACTCCGGCGCACGGCTGGTGCACATGGAGGAACAGGTCCTCGGGCACCGCCGCGTCGGCGACGTGGATGGCGCGCTCATCCCCGACCTGTACTTCCGCTTCCTGCGGGGAGGGGACGGCTCGGCGCTGACGCCCGTGCTGGAGCACAACGTCAACGACCTGCTGCTCCTGGCCGCGCTGCTCGGCGAGCTGGTGCGGCGCTTCCGGGCGGGGAGCGCGGGGGCCTCGGTGCCCTCGGGCGAGGACCCACGTGACTTGCTGGGGTTCGCGGGGGTCGCCCTCCGGGCCCGGGACTATTCGCGGGCGCAGGCCTTCGCCCGGGCCGCGGCGGCGGGGGATAACGGCACGGTGGGTGTCGAGGCCCTGGCGCTGGCCTCCCGCCTGTCACGCAAGGCGGGCGACCCGACGGCCGCGGCCGGCCACCTGCACCAGGCGCTCAACGCCGCGCGAGGCTTCCAGGCCGCGACCCTGCACCTGGAGTTGACCAAGCTCTACGAGCACGCCCTCAAGGACCTTCCGAGGGCGCTGCAGCACGCGCGGCTCGCCGCGGCGGCCGAGCTGCCCGAGGACCACCGGCGCCGTGTCGCGCGGCTGGAGGCACGGCTCGCGCGCATGGCCGGGGCGTACTCGCTGGACCTGCCCGCGCGGCCCCAGCGCTCCGAGGCCTGAGTCGCGCACCGCGCGGCTCGAAGCACTCGCACCGTGGGGCCGGGTGTGGTGGGCCTGCCGGACTCGCGGTCCCACTCCAGGGCATTCCCTCCGCGCATCGGCCGGGCAGCCCGTCCGGCATTCCCCCATCGCTGGAATCGAACAGAAGCCCGGGGAGGGACGCTCGCCCCATTGTCAGACAGGCACATCATTGAGGCATGTGCCATCGCCGTGCGCTATGAGGGCCCCATGAAAATTACCAAGGACAGCGTTGTCTCCATCGATTTCCGGCTCCACCTCGGTGACGGGAAGGCGGTGGACGAGAGCGAGCCCGGAGAGCCGCTCGTCTACCTGCAAGGGTACGAGGAAATCGTCCCCGGGCTGGAGAAGGTGCTGGAAGGCAAGTCGAAGGGCGACACCCTCCAGGTGGTCGTCACCCCCGACGAGGGCTACGGCGACTACGACCCGGATGGCCTCGAGGAAGTTCCCCGTACCGAGTTCCCCGAGGGCCTGGAGCTGGTGGCCGGCGGCGTCCTCAGCGCCACGGACCCGGACGGTGACGAGGTGGACTTCTTCATCAAGGAAGTGAAGGGCGACACGGTGCTGGTGGACTTCAACCACCCGCTGGCCGGCAAGACGCTCCACTTCGACGTCACCGTGCGCGACGTGCGCGCCGCGACGGCCGAGGAGCTCGAGCACGGCCACGCGCACGGCCCGCACGACGAAGAGCACTGACGGAGCGGCCCTCGCGGCCGCCTCGCCAGCTACAGCTATTTGATGACGACGCCCTTCCTGGCGATGAAGAACCAGCTCTCGAAGACCCCACCCGGCAGGTGTGGGGTCGCCACGCCGAGGAGCCTCTCCGTCGACGCGGAGTACACGCGCTCCTTGTAGTCGCAGATGGTCCCCAGGTGGATGCGGATGAGCACCCGGCATCCGTGGGGGATGGCCTGCTGCACCAGCGTGGAGTCATCGCTCATCGACCACGACAAGACGGTCTGGCCGTCGGCGAAGGCCGTGCCGTGGAGCGTGAGGATCTGGGTCGGAGCCAGGGGCTTCGACGGATCCGAGTGGGGCTCCAGCCAGACCTGGATGAGGCGGGGCATGCGCTCGATGAATCGGGACGCCAGCTCCGACTTCAGGCTCACCTGGAGCTTCTCGAGGAGGCTGAAGGTGCCGGTCGCGTCGTGCGGCCAGTTGATCTCGTCGATCCACGGGTAGTCTTCGGTGACGCCCGCTGGGCCTTGTGGCCCCGTGGGCCCCATCGGTCCCATGGGGCCTGTCGCTCCCGTGGCACCCGTCGCTCCCGTGGCGCCGGGAGCCCCGGGGTCACCCCTGAGTCCCTGGGGCCCTTGAGGGCCTGTCGCTCCGGTGAGCCCCTGTACGCCTTGAGGCCCCGTGGCTCCGGCCGGGCCCGTGGGCCCCACCGCTCCGGTGTCGCCCTTCGGGCCCTGTGGGCCAACAGTGCCCGTGGCTCCCGTGAGGCCCTGCGTGCCGGAAGGACCGATGGCGCCCGTGTCTCCCTTGGGGCCGGCGGGTCCCGTCGCGCCCGTGGCTCCCGTGAGGCCCTGTGGCCCCTGGGGTCCCGCCGCTCCGGCGTCACCCTTGAGACCCTGCGGCCCTGTCGCGCCCGGATCTCCCTTCAGGCCCTGCGGTCCAGTGGGGCCGGCCGGGCCTGTTTCGCCCTGGAGGCCCTGTGGGCCGGGCGTCAGCTCGATAT
Proteins encoded in this region:
- a CDS encoding bifunctional serine/threonine-protein kinase/formylglycine-generating enzyme family protein yields the protein MSKESHAVDGDAARQPQVEPLPDETPLSADPPQAMRTVSQVPTPDQGLAWEPAGWSRNEPSPQGATLLPSRYKELGLLGQGGMGEVRRVHDAFLGRTVAMKLLRPDVTIHAESMARFIEEAQATAQLQHPGIVPVHDLGRLQDGRWYFTLKEISGRTLSSVITEVHEAISQGRSEASASGWTFRRLIESFHRVCETVAYAHTRGVLHRDLKPSNVMVGAFGEVLVLDWGLAKVRESSASGGGGTPLGTIRSQETALETQVGQIMGTPAYMSPEQARGEPLGPSSDVYSLGAILYQILSGRPPYEGHDALAVVRKVLLGAPAPPVRRQAEVFEEETAECLNELSPNRSLELEEASLPMTMEGESAPAELVALCMQAMRRQPAERPVDANELARSVEAWLAGEQRRAEALRLVARSEAMEPELASLRARVASLREEARGLRQNVAGHGPVESKLPSWEKEDAAEELVRRHDLLVLQYVQTLSSALNHAPHLAAAHERLADHYRAEHMAAEETRDTRAATRFEELLRLHDVSGRSAPYLKGDGALSLWTDPPGAEVELHRYVLRSRRLVTEPVRILGRTPLNRVTLPMGSYLLVLRAEGRVPVRYPIRILRQQHWDGIRPGGHEPLPIHLPLPHELGPDDLYVPSGWFTGGGDPLAGGSPMPLRSCWVDGFVMRRFPVTNAEYLAFLNGLLDEGREAEALQWAPRDRALRPEEPGGLLCSRDEHGRFKLTQDINGETWSLDGPVVMVDWHGAAAFTRWTAARTGLPWRLPGELEWEKAARGVDGRAYPWGDFLDPTWCNMRESRPGLPRIEPVDTFPADESPYFVRGLSGNVADWCLDSFRAEGPELQDGRYVLEAPGGSPAVVIPRGGNWYMDATLLRVAARIETQPVTRDWSIGLRLARGAPGAAPR
- a CDS encoding sigma 54-dependent Fis family transcriptional regulator, with the translated sequence MRQRPGESVFAGPVRSSRISRQQLLIQEPAPGTLCIRNIGKRRLLHQGRLVNEVEVSQGDVIEIEQQLVLLCTQRPAVLPVQPDAPGGCAPEFGDADAHGIIGESCAVWTLRRQLAAAAAQDTHILVQGPSGAGKELVARAIHSLSPRRQRPLVARSAATIPETLIDAEFFGSARHYPNTGAPERPGLIGEADGSYLFLDEIGELPVALQTRLLRVLDQGEYQRLGESRQRLANFRLLAATNRPLEVLRHDVLARFAVRLGLPGLDARPEDIPLIARGLLRRMAAGMPSLAQRFFSNARMDGHPRLSPSLVTALVRHPFETHIRELEYLLRRCIEVSAGSVITPCPELGASTPRSEPEQAVEVRHHTPGPHIARPPVSTPREPASREHLERQIFTDEERHLLGLQRQHRFNMSACGRDPEYPGVRQTAERHIRILLAKALFALDWQVAPAVALVGGAQGAAAFATLNDESCARVQQKLERFLESLNEKLPVQKGAEASLQDTLRDAYGVDSIHVLRVATALEEGRLASRPRPGPDSPTDP
- a CDS encoding DEAD/DEAH box helicase, producing MKPEKETDAFGGSRRTPWNAPRGLDAVLQGWRSDRQLWPNFALDEATPARVGSFAPIPEDVAPQVREALQKRGIDQLFSHQAEAYRLARAGQSLVIATPTASGKSLCYNLPLLDRFAREPQARALYLFPTKALSRDQEEALRALMREAGLNHGAITFDGDTPADARRAARERSGVLLTNPDMLHTGILPHHASWARLFSNLRYVVIDELHTYRGVFGSHLANVLRRLQRVARFHGADPVFVAASATIGNPQAHARRMLGREVALVSESGAPSGERRVMVFNPPVVNAELGIRASYLKTAVRLTADLVRAGVSTLLFGQSRNNIEVMLKYLRDRFIEEKLDPSLIQGYRGGYLPGTRRATEAALRAGDVRCVVATNALELGIDIGSLDAVVCAGYPGSVAALMQRFGRAGRRGAGSLALLVTSSAPLDQYMASDPRFLIGAPVEHARIDPDNVEILVQHLKCASFELPFEEGEPFGDVPPESTAEALGFLAQHEVVHPTVGEAGRRVFHWSTDAYPANHVSLRSVGWDNVVIIERGTDRTLAEMDFRSAHTMLHEQAIYQHEGEQFQVEKFDYENHKAFVRKVAPDYFTDAMTYVRVHVIQEDQGAPMGPDLQAGMGEVSVIEKVVGYKKIKFHTHENVGYGDVALPEMQMHTTALWLTVPESVVRSMRAPRPAVIDALRGVANALRTVACVGLMIDPRDVGKTLGNRDDAEGPPRKDGGVGFDPTIFLYDNVPGGVGLAARLYDQRDELLLRARRLLESCACEEGCPACIGPATGTTPGNAPVEPFPRKRLGLELLSALGVAGMQ
- a CDS encoding ribonuclease H-like domain-containing protein, which codes for MDLKRKLARLNGVGPGGRTPAKPSVTEEQGGGPSAPSAGWTESRQEVTPASAIAPGASPSTGEPHADTSNASIAARGESRQDVGSAPAAVPRWNAGSVPVTAPEVVPSEASGAPAEPSRPQDPRVAALRRMLADWSQRQETSSARRAAVPAPPPPGPLPVEARTTPHGTVHVSERVLSPEHRHGSAPLAGALDVEGELVASLALQAELAGVDFQRMLFLDTETTGLAGGTGTVPFLVGLAWFEGRSLRVHQLFLRRLGEESPMLRVLSERMARSSCLVTFNGKSFDWPLLRTRFVLNRVPAPAELPHLDLLHCARRVFKHRNSGARLVHMEEQVLGHRRVGDVDGALIPDLYFRFLRGGDGSALTPVLEHNVNDLLLLAALLGELVRRFRAGSAGASVPSGEDPRDLLGFAGVALRARDYSRAQAFARAAAAGDNGTVGVEALALASRLSRKAGDPTAAAGHLHQALNAARGFQAATLHLELTKLYEHALKDLPRALQHARLAAAAELPEDHRRRVARLEARLARMAGAYSLDLPARPQRSEA
- a CDS encoding FKBP-type peptidyl-prolyl cis-trans isomerase, whose product is MKITKDSVVSIDFRLHLGDGKAVDESEPGEPLVYLQGYEEIVPGLEKVLEGKSKGDTLQVVVTPDEGYGDYDPDGLEEVPRTEFPEGLELVAGGVLSATDPDGDEVDFFIKEVKGDTVLVDFNHPLAGKTLHFDVTVRDVRAATAEELEHGHAHGPHDEEH